Proteins encoded in a region of the Balaenoptera musculus isolate JJ_BM4_2016_0621 chromosome 5, mBalMus1.pri.v3, whole genome shotgun sequence genome:
- the PIGY gene encoding phosphatidylinositol N-acetylglucosaminyltransferase subunit Y, whose product MFLSLPTLTVLIPLVSLAGLLYSASVEENFPQGCTSTTSLCFYSLLLPVTIPVYVFFHLWTWMGIKLFRHN is encoded by the coding sequence ATGTTTCTGTCTCTTCCTACGTTGACTGTCCTTATTCCGCTGGTCTCGTTAGCAGGGCTGTTATACTCGGCCTCCGTGGAAGAAAACTTCCCGCAGGGCTGCACTAGCACAACCAGCCTGTGCTTTTACAGTCTGCTCTTGCCGGTCACCATACCCGTGTATGTGTTCTTCCACCTTTGGACTTGGATGGGTATTAAACTCTTCAGGCATAATTAA